Proteins encoded by one window of Micromonospora coxensis:
- a CDS encoding DUF2238 domain-containing protein, whose translation MTRVRAVLPQALLGLVVVALVVSGIRPYDRLTWLLETVWVIVGIPLVLLTWRRFPLTTLLCCLLTGHALILIVGGHYTYARTPIGDWARDVLDLSRNPYDRLGHFVQGFVPAILVREILVRRSPLRASRWLGPLVVCACLAFSAFFEMIEWWAAVAAGSAADDFLATQGDVWDTQWDMFLALVGAILSLALLSRWHDRQLPPPASRVPSPVPISGPRSGTGG comes from the coding sequence GTGACCCGAGTACGCGCTGTCCTGCCGCAGGCACTGCTGGGCCTGGTCGTCGTCGCGCTGGTGGTGTCCGGCATCCGGCCGTACGACCGGCTCACCTGGCTGCTGGAGACGGTCTGGGTGATCGTCGGCATCCCGCTCGTGCTGCTGACCTGGCGTCGCTTCCCGCTCACCACGCTGTTGTGCTGCCTGTTGACCGGGCACGCCCTGATCCTCATCGTCGGCGGGCACTACACCTACGCGCGTACCCCGATCGGCGACTGGGCCCGGGACGTCCTCGACCTGTCCCGCAACCCGTACGACCGGCTCGGTCACTTCGTGCAGGGGTTCGTGCCGGCCATCCTGGTCCGCGAGATCCTCGTCCGGCGCTCCCCGTTGCGGGCCAGCCGGTGGCTGGGCCCGCTCGTGGTCTGCGCCTGCCTCGCCTTCAGCGCCTTCTTCGAGATGATCGAGTGGTGGGCGGCGGTGGCCGCCGGATCGGCCGCCGACGACTTCCTCGCCACCCAGGGCGACGTCTGGGACACCCAGTGGGACATGTTCCTGGCGCTGGTCGGCGCGATCCTGTCGCTGGCGCTGCTCAGCCGGTGGCACGACCGCCAACTGCCCCCGCCCGCGTCCCGGGTGCCGAGCCCGGTGCCCATCTCCGGGCCGCGGTCCGGCACCGGAGGCTGA
- the mca gene encoding mycothiol conjugate amidase Mca: protein MAVHAHPDDESSKAAATLAGYAARGVDVLVVTCTGGEAGDIINPAMDRPEVRRRLPQVRREELAAAVEILGVRQQGLGFVDSGWPGGDPPPPLPPGTFAALPLSEAVGPLVAVVRDFRPHVMITYDERGGYPHPDHIRAHEISRAAFTLAADGAAHPSLGPPWQPSKLYYVHEWCGAKMRVLHDALIAEGLPSPYHDWLREWTPERDVTHRITTRVPCADYFDRRDDALRAHRTQIDPDSHWFAVPLALQRELWPTEDFELASSVVPTSLPEDDLFAGIDAVDDSAPAAGSTVARPAPGPRPAPAATPQLR, encoded by the coding sequence ATGGCCGTGCACGCCCACCCCGACGACGAGTCCAGCAAGGCCGCCGCGACCCTGGCCGGCTACGCCGCCCGGGGCGTGGACGTGCTCGTCGTGACGTGCACGGGCGGCGAGGCCGGGGACATCATCAATCCCGCGATGGACCGCCCCGAGGTCCGCCGGCGACTGCCGCAGGTCCGGCGGGAGGAACTGGCCGCCGCGGTCGAGATCCTCGGCGTACGGCAGCAGGGGCTCGGCTTCGTCGACTCGGGCTGGCCCGGGGGAGACCCACCGCCGCCACTGCCGCCGGGGACCTTCGCCGCCCTGCCGCTGTCCGAGGCGGTCGGTCCGCTCGTGGCGGTGGTACGGGACTTCCGTCCCCACGTCATGATCACCTACGACGAGCGGGGCGGCTACCCGCACCCGGACCACATCCGGGCGCACGAGATCTCCCGGGCGGCCTTCACCCTCGCCGCCGACGGCGCCGCCCACCCGTCCCTCGGGCCGCCCTGGCAGCCGTCGAAGCTCTACTACGTGCACGAGTGGTGCGGCGCGAAGATGCGGGTCCTGCACGACGCGCTGATCGCGGAGGGACTGCCGTCGCCGTACCACGACTGGCTGCGGGAGTGGACGCCGGAACGCGACGTGACGCACCGGATCACCACCCGCGTGCCCTGCGCCGACTACTTCGACCGCCGCGACGACGCGCTGCGGGCGCACCGGACGCAGATCGACCCGGACAGCCACTGGTTCGCGGTGCCGCTCGCCCTGCAACGGGAACTCTGGCCGACCGAGGACTTCGAACTCGCGTCCTCGGTCGTCCCGACCTCCCTGCCCGAGGACGACCTGTTCGCCGGCATCGACGCCGTGGACGACTCCGCCCCGGCGGCCGGCTCCACCGTGGCGCGCCCGGCGCCGGGCCCCCGACCCGCACCGGCAGCCACACCCCAGCTCCGGTGA